From a region of the Sminthopsis crassicaudata isolate SCR6 chromosome 6, ASM4859323v1, whole genome shotgun sequence genome:
- the LOC141545442 gene encoding uncharacterized protein LOC141545442 isoform X1: MARDCLWLLLLVLLPAGSQGIPPCAEPSSPFLPPEEGTTQPPLPKVSACMVRCATQVLPSLGAGVVSVLFNEARAEEEQKYCWLQRRRNCRPRERLTRVFVLLDLKEPSATPYELLPATPAPSLPTRRLRPRKNEGALLNLAGCGLLYDVTRPFRSARREGQSKEAEFCVKAVCPASQPSCQPLEVALSCPPFLATLWGSRPSSSDSFSIQPNPLLPGQV; encoded by the exons ATGGCCAGGGACTGCCTGTGGCTACTGCTGCTGGTGCTGCTGCCCGCTGGGAGCCAAGGGATACCACCATGTGCAGAGCCCAGCAGCCCCTTTCTGCCTCCGGAGGAGGGGACGACGCAGCCCCCCCTGCCCAAGGTCAGTGCCTGCATGGTGCGCTGTGCTACGCAGGTCCTGCCCAGTTTGGGAGCTGGAGTGGTCTCAGTCCTCTTTAACGAGGCTAGGGCAG AGGAAGAGCAGAAATACTGTTGGCTGCAGAGAAGGCGGAACTGCCGTCCCAGAGAGCGCCTCACCAGGGTCTTCGTGCTCCTGGATCTGAAGGAGCCCTCGGCTACTCCCTATGAGCTCCTGCCCGCCACACCAGCCCCGTCCCTACCAACCAGACGCCTGCGGCCCCGAAAGAACGAGGGGGCCCTGCTCAATCTGGCAGGCTGTGGGCTCCTCTATGACGTCACCAGGCCCTTCCGGAGTGCCAGGAGAGAGGGCCAGTCCAAGGAAGCCGAGTTCTGCGTGAAAGCCGTATGCCCTGCCAGCCAGCCTTCCTGCCAGCCCCTGGAGGTGGCCCTGAGCTGCCCGCCCTTCCTAGCCACACTCTGGGGCAGCCGCCCCAGCTCCAGCGATTCCTTCTCCATTCAGCCCAACCCACTGCTCCCAGGACAGGTCTGA
- the LOC141545442 gene encoding uncharacterized protein LOC141545442 isoform X2, with the protein MCRAQQPLSASGGGDDAAPPAQEEEQKYCWLQRRRNCRPRERLTRVFVLLDLKEPSATPYELLPATPAPSLPTRRLRPRKNEGALLNLAGCGLLYDVTRPFRSARREGQSKEAEFCVKAVCPASQPSCQPLEVALSCPPFLATLWGSRPSSSDSFSIQPNPLLPGQV; encoded by the exons ATGTGCAGAGCCCAGCAGCCCCTTTCTGCCTCCGGAGGAGGGGACGACGCAGCCCCCCCTGCCCAAG AGGAAGAGCAGAAATACTGTTGGCTGCAGAGAAGGCGGAACTGCCGTCCCAGAGAGCGCCTCACCAGGGTCTTCGTGCTCCTGGATCTGAAGGAGCCCTCGGCTACTCCCTATGAGCTCCTGCCCGCCACACCAGCCCCGTCCCTACCAACCAGACGCCTGCGGCCCCGAAAGAACGAGGGGGCCCTGCTCAATCTGGCAGGCTGTGGGCTCCTCTATGACGTCACCAGGCCCTTCCGGAGTGCCAGGAGAGAGGGCCAGTCCAAGGAAGCCGAGTTCTGCGTGAAAGCCGTATGCCCTGCCAGCCAGCCTTCCTGCCAGCCCCTGGAGGTGGCCCTGAGCTGCCCGCCCTTCCTAGCCACACTCTGGGGCAGCCGCCCCAGCTCCAGCGATTCCTTCTCCATTCAGCCCAACCCACTGCTCCCAGGACAGGTCTGA
- the SLC3A2 gene encoding amino acid transporter heavy chain SLC3A2 isoform X1, with the protein MDRLPQSPQLKFTVPRPRAVVRFLGLRDRDSRARGSGEAEAFAIHVAMSQEAEVDMKEVELNELEPEKQPMNAAAPLPAASGGEKNGVVKVKVADDEADAVGVAAGAKFTGLSKEELLKVAGSPGWVRTRWALLLLFWLGWLGMLAGAVVIIVQAPRCRELPAQRWWHQGALYRIGSPGAFRGQPGNNSALAGVSERLDYLSSLKVKALILGPIHRNPENDLARTNLQQIDPSVGSQEEFSHLLEAAKKKNIHVILDLTPNYRSQSSWFLPNQSEEVNGKMKEALSFWLKAGVYGIQVHDVQNLTDAASFLSLWSNLTHSVSEDRVFIAGTGASELSEIMSLLNDTDLLSSSYLEDFGRRSSSGRELKELVTNYLHAAGSGWSTWTFSQVGHLTSYVPAQLLGLYHLLLFTLPGTPIFSYGDEIGLPVDALPGQPAEAPMLWDEKTRGPHVSIAPNMTVQGQDAQHGSLLSLFRELSDKRGKERSLLHGDFLVLPTPEELFAYVRHWDQNERFLVVLNLGPVSQQAELKVPAGSQKLELPEKATLVLSTKRGPQEGTMLPLNQLPVAPGEGLLLKFPYVA; encoded by the exons ATGGATCGCCTGCCTCAATCCCCCCAGCTCAAGTTCACCGTCCCCCGGCCGCGGGCTGTCGTGCGCTTCCTGGGCCTCAGGGACCGGGACTCCAGAGCCCGTGGCTCAG GCGAAGCCGAAGCCTTCGCCATCCACGTCGCCATGAGCCAAGAAGCCGAGGTGGACATGAAGGAGGTGGAGCTCAACGAGCTGGAGCCCGAGAAGCAGCCCATGAACGCGGCCGCCCCGCTGCCCGCCGCCTCGGGCGGAGAGAAGAACGGCGTGGTCAAGGTCAAGGTGGCCGACGACGAGGCGGACGCGGTGGGCGTCGCGGCCGGCGCCAAATTCACGGGGCTGTCCAAGGAGGAGCTGCTGAAGGTGGCCGGGAGCCCCGGCTGGGTGCGCACCCGCTGGGCCCTGCTGCTGCTCTTCTGGCTGGGCTGGCTGGGCATGCTGGCCGGCGCCGTGGTCATCATCGTGCAGGCGCCGCGCTGCCGCGAGCTGCCGGCCCAGCGCTGGTGGCACCAGGGCGCCCTGTACCGCATCGGCTCCCCCGGGGCCTTCCGGGGCCAGCCCGGGAACAACAGCGCCCTGGCCG GGGTGAGTGAGCGGCTGGATTACCTGAGCAGTCTCAAGGTGAAGGCGCTGATCCTGGGACCCATCCACAGGAACCCCGAAAATGACCTTGCCCGCACCAACCTGCAGCAGATCGACCCCTCCGTGGGCTCCCAGGAAGAGTTCTCCCACCTCTTGGAAGCAGCCAAGAAAAAGA ACATCCACGTCATCCTCGATCTCACCCCCAACTACCGAAGTCAGAGCAGCTGGTTTCTGCCCAATCAGAGTGAAGAAGTGAATGGGAAGATGAAG GAAGCCCTGAGCTTTTGGCTGAAGGCCGGGGTGTACGGTATCCAGGTCCACGACGTCCAGAACCTCACC gaTGCTGCTTCATTCCTGTCTCTGTGGAGTAACTTAACTCATAGCGTCAGTGAGGACAG AGTCTTCATTGCAGGAACAGGAGCCTCAGAACTCTCTGAGATCATGAGCCTGCTGAACGATACTGACCTGCTGAGCAGCTCTTATCTGGAGGACTTTGGGAGGAGGAGCTCCTCTGGGAGAGAGCTGAAGGAGCTGGTCACCAACTACCTGCACGCTGCGGGGAGCGGCTGGAGCACCTGGACG TTCTCTCAGGTCGGCCACTTGACCTCCTACGTGCCTGCCCAGCTCCTGGGCCTTTACCACCTCTTGCTGTTCACGCTGCCCGGAACACCCATCTTCAGTTACGGGGATGAAATTGGCTTGCCAGTGGACGCACTCCCAGGACAG CCTGCCGAAGCCCCCATGCTTTGGGATGAAAAGACACGTGGGCCTCATGTATCCATAGCCCCCAACATGACTGTCCAG GGCCAGGATGCCCAGCACggctccctcctctctctgttcCGAGAGCTGAGCGACAAGCGTGGGAAGGAGCGGTCCCTGCTGCACGGGGACTTCCTGGTCCTGCCCACCCCGGAGGAGCTCTTCGCCTACGTGCGGCACTGGGACCAGAATGAGCGATTCCTCGTTGTGCTCAACCTGGGCCCTGTGAGCCAGCAGGCCGAGCTGAAAGTGCCCGCTGGCAGCCAGAAGTTGGAGCTCCCTGAGAAGGCCACGCTGGTGCTGAGCACCAAGCGGGGCCCCCAGGAGGGTACCATGCTGCCCCTGAACCAGCTGCCCGTGGCTCCCGGGGAGGGGCTGCTGCTCAAATTCCCCTATGTGGCGTGA
- the SLC3A2 gene encoding amino acid transporter heavy chain SLC3A2 isoform X2 produces the protein MSQEAEVDMKEVELNELEPEKQPMNAAAPLPAASGGEKNGVVKVKVADDEADAVGVAAGAKFTGLSKEELLKVAGSPGWVRTRWALLLLFWLGWLGMLAGAVVIIVQAPRCRELPAQRWWHQGALYRIGSPGAFRGQPGNNSALAGVSERLDYLSSLKVKALILGPIHRNPENDLARTNLQQIDPSVGSQEEFSHLLEAAKKKNIHVILDLTPNYRSQSSWFLPNQSEEVNGKMKEALSFWLKAGVYGIQVHDVQNLTDAASFLSLWSNLTHSVSEDRVFIAGTGASELSEIMSLLNDTDLLSSSYLEDFGRRSSSGRELKELVTNYLHAAGSGWSTWTFSQVGHLTSYVPAQLLGLYHLLLFTLPGTPIFSYGDEIGLPVDALPGQPAEAPMLWDEKTRGPHVSIAPNMTVQGQDAQHGSLLSLFRELSDKRGKERSLLHGDFLVLPTPEELFAYVRHWDQNERFLVVLNLGPVSQQAELKVPAGSQKLELPEKATLVLSTKRGPQEGTMLPLNQLPVAPGEGLLLKFPYVA, from the exons ATGAGCCAAGAAGCCGAGGTGGACATGAAGGAGGTGGAGCTCAACGAGCTGGAGCCCGAGAAGCAGCCCATGAACGCGGCCGCCCCGCTGCCCGCCGCCTCGGGCGGAGAGAAGAACGGCGTGGTCAAGGTCAAGGTGGCCGACGACGAGGCGGACGCGGTGGGCGTCGCGGCCGGCGCCAAATTCACGGGGCTGTCCAAGGAGGAGCTGCTGAAGGTGGCCGGGAGCCCCGGCTGGGTGCGCACCCGCTGGGCCCTGCTGCTGCTCTTCTGGCTGGGCTGGCTGGGCATGCTGGCCGGCGCCGTGGTCATCATCGTGCAGGCGCCGCGCTGCCGCGAGCTGCCGGCCCAGCGCTGGTGGCACCAGGGCGCCCTGTACCGCATCGGCTCCCCCGGGGCCTTCCGGGGCCAGCCCGGGAACAACAGCGCCCTGGCCG GGGTGAGTGAGCGGCTGGATTACCTGAGCAGTCTCAAGGTGAAGGCGCTGATCCTGGGACCCATCCACAGGAACCCCGAAAATGACCTTGCCCGCACCAACCTGCAGCAGATCGACCCCTCCGTGGGCTCCCAGGAAGAGTTCTCCCACCTCTTGGAAGCAGCCAAGAAAAAGA ACATCCACGTCATCCTCGATCTCACCCCCAACTACCGAAGTCAGAGCAGCTGGTTTCTGCCCAATCAGAGTGAAGAAGTGAATGGGAAGATGAAG GAAGCCCTGAGCTTTTGGCTGAAGGCCGGGGTGTACGGTATCCAGGTCCACGACGTCCAGAACCTCACC gaTGCTGCTTCATTCCTGTCTCTGTGGAGTAACTTAACTCATAGCGTCAGTGAGGACAG AGTCTTCATTGCAGGAACAGGAGCCTCAGAACTCTCTGAGATCATGAGCCTGCTGAACGATACTGACCTGCTGAGCAGCTCTTATCTGGAGGACTTTGGGAGGAGGAGCTCCTCTGGGAGAGAGCTGAAGGAGCTGGTCACCAACTACCTGCACGCTGCGGGGAGCGGCTGGAGCACCTGGACG TTCTCTCAGGTCGGCCACTTGACCTCCTACGTGCCTGCCCAGCTCCTGGGCCTTTACCACCTCTTGCTGTTCACGCTGCCCGGAACACCCATCTTCAGTTACGGGGATGAAATTGGCTTGCCAGTGGACGCACTCCCAGGACAG CCTGCCGAAGCCCCCATGCTTTGGGATGAAAAGACACGTGGGCCTCATGTATCCATAGCCCCCAACATGACTGTCCAG GGCCAGGATGCCCAGCACggctccctcctctctctgttcCGAGAGCTGAGCGACAAGCGTGGGAAGGAGCGGTCCCTGCTGCACGGGGACTTCCTGGTCCTGCCCACCCCGGAGGAGCTCTTCGCCTACGTGCGGCACTGGGACCAGAATGAGCGATTCCTCGTTGTGCTCAACCTGGGCCCTGTGAGCCAGCAGGCCGAGCTGAAAGTGCCCGCTGGCAGCCAGAAGTTGGAGCTCCCTGAGAAGGCCACGCTGGTGCTGAGCACCAAGCGGGGCCCCCAGGAGGGTACCATGCTGCCCCTGAACCAGCTGCCCGTGGCTCCCGGGGAGGGGCTGCTGCTCAAATTCCCCTATGTGGCGTGA